The following proteins come from a genomic window of Pseudomonas putida:
- a CDS encoding SDR family oxidoreductase, with translation MSKQLTLEGKVALVQGGSRGIGAAIVRRLAREGAQVAFTYVSSAGPAEELAREITENGGKALALRADSADAAAVQLAVDDTVKAFGQLDILVNNAGVLAVAPVTEFDLADFDHMLAVNVRSVFVASQAAARYMGQGGRIINIGSTNAERMPFAGGAPYAMSKSALVGLTRGMARDLGPQGITVNNVQPGPVDTDMNPASGEFAESLIPLMAIGRYGEPEEIASFVAYLAGPEAGYITGASLTVDGGFAA, from the coding sequence ATGTCCAAGCAACTTACACTCGAAGGCAAGGTAGCCCTGGTTCAGGGCGGCTCCCGAGGCATTGGCGCAGCCATCGTGCGGCGCCTGGCCCGCGAAGGCGCGCAAGTGGCCTTCACCTATGTCAGCTCTGCCGGCCCGGCTGAAGAACTGGCTCGGGAAATTACCGAGAACGGCGGCAAAGCCTTGGCCCTGCGGGCTGACAGCGCTGATGCGGCAGCTGTGCAACTGGCGGTGGATGACACCGTGAAGGCCTTCGGCCAGCTGGATATCCTGGTCAACAACGCCGGTGTGTTGGCAGTGGCCCCGGTGACCGAGTTCGACCTGGCCGACTTCGATCACATGCTGGCCGTAAACGTACGCAGCGTATTCGTCGCCAGCCAGGCCGCGGCACGCTACATGGGCCAGGGGGGTCGTATCATCAACATTGGCAGCACCAACGCCGAGCGCATGCCGTTTGCCGGCGGTGCACCGTACGCCATGAGCAAGTCGGCACTGGTTGGCCTGACCCGCGGCATGGCACGCGACCTTGGGCCGCAGGGCATTACCGTGAACAACGTGCAGCCCGGGCCGGTGGATACCGACATGAACCCGGCCAGTGGCGAGTTCGCCGAGAGCCTGATTCCGCTAATGGCCATTGGGCGGTATGGCGAACCGGAGGAGATTGCCAGCTTCGTGGCTTACCTGGCAGGGCCTGAAGCCGGGTATATCACCGGGGCCAGCCTGACGGTGGACGGTGGGTTTGCAGCCTGA
- a CDS encoding c-type cytochrome, with product MRHCLAFLALLLSLPLSAAQLHLELGATPRQWSSAELLGHPEAQDISIEQDVSYKRPMRYRAVPLATLLEGVSASDHLQAVALDGFAAEMPAAALLQPGPARAWLAVEDPGKPWPPLAKGKPSAGPFYLVWTAPQASGIRPEQWPFQIATLRKLAPVHQRFPALLPDPKLPADSPVRQGFALFQQNCLVCHRLNGAGDGQVGPDLNVPHNPTEYFQPVYLRKLIRDPQSLRQWPQAKMPGFAESVLNEQELDALLAYLGHMATRKP from the coding sequence ATGCGCCACTGCCTTGCCTTCCTAGCGTTGCTCCTGAGCCTGCCATTGTCGGCGGCGCAACTGCACCTTGAACTGGGGGCTACACCGCGCCAGTGGAGCAGCGCCGAACTGCTTGGCCATCCTGAGGCCCAGGATATCAGCATCGAACAGGACGTTTCCTACAAACGCCCCATGCGCTATCGGGCGGTGCCGCTGGCCACGCTGCTGGAAGGTGTGAGCGCGAGCGATCACCTGCAGGCCGTGGCGCTGGATGGCTTTGCCGCCGAAATGCCCGCCGCGGCATTGCTGCAGCCAGGGCCGGCAAGGGCCTGGTTGGCCGTGGAAGACCCAGGCAAACCGTGGCCGCCACTGGCTAAAGGCAAGCCAAGTGCCGGGCCGTTCTACCTGGTGTGGACTGCACCGCAGGCCAGCGGCATCCGCCCTGAACAGTGGCCCTTCCAGATCGCCACCCTTCGCAAGCTGGCCCCGGTGCACCAGCGGTTTCCCGCACTGCTGCCCGACCCGAAGCTGCCGGCCGACAGCCCGGTGCGCCAGGGCTTTGCCCTGTTCCAGCAGAACTGCCTGGTGTGCCACCGGTTGAACGGTGCGGGAGATGGGCAGGTGGGGCCGGACTTGAATGTGCCGCATAACCCGACCGAGTATTTTCAGCCGGTTTATTTGCGCAAGTTGATACGGGACCCGCAGAGCCTGCGGCAGTGGCCGCAGGCGAAGATGCCGGGGTTTGCCGAAAGTGTGTTGAATGAGCAGGAACTGGATGCGCTGCTGGCCTATTTGGGGCACATGGCAACGCGTAAGCCTTGA
- a CDS encoding ribonuclease E inhibitor RraB, with product MSSQNDDISSNVLRQMKAGGFDFTQIHPIEFYAVFPDEAGARRAAGQFRGESLNAQVKELGDGAWHLELSKVMYATHGGIGDFEEAFEQLVTPYGGEVEGWGVKHERLTA from the coding sequence ATGAGCAGCCAGAACGACGATATCAGCAGCAACGTCCTGCGCCAGATGAAAGCAGGCGGTTTCGACTTCACCCAGATCCACCCCATCGAGTTCTATGCCGTATTCCCGGACGAAGCAGGGGCCCGTCGTGCCGCCGGGCAGTTTCGCGGGGAATCGCTCAATGCCCAGGTGAAGGAGCTGGGCGACGGTGCCTGGCACCTGGAACTGAGCAAGGTCATGTACGCCACCCATGGGGGGATTGGCGACTTTGAAGAGGCCTTCGAGCAGTTGGTGACACCGTATGGGGGTGAGGTGGAAGGGTGGGGCGTCAAGCACGAACGGCTCACGGCCTGA
- a CDS encoding amidotransferase has translation MSLRICILETDVLRPELTAQYQGYGRMFEQLFSRQPIAAEFCVYNVMHGDYPADSEKFDAYLVTGSKADSFGTDPWIQTLKAYLLKLYERGEKLLGVCFGHQLLALTLGGKAERAEQGWGVGIHRYSLAAHAPWMDPEVSELTLLISHQDQVTELPEGATVIASSDFCPNAAYHIRDQVLCFQGHPEFVHDYSRALLDARQEYLGDEVYHKAIASLATEHQGDLVGEWMLRFIQQPSKAGDSAA, from the coding sequence ATGTCGTTACGCATCTGCATCCTTGAAACCGATGTCCTGCGACCGGAGTTGACGGCGCAATATCAGGGCTACGGCAGGATGTTCGAGCAGCTCTTCTCGCGTCAGCCGATTGCCGCCGAATTTTGTGTGTACAACGTGATGCACGGCGACTATCCCGCCGACAGTGAAAAGTTCGATGCCTACCTTGTGACGGGCAGCAAGGCCGATTCGTTCGGTACCGATCCGTGGATCCAGACCCTCAAGGCCTACCTGCTCAAACTGTACGAGCGTGGTGAGAAGCTGCTGGGCGTGTGTTTTGGCCACCAGTTGCTGGCCTTGACCCTGGGTGGCAAGGCCGAGCGGGCCGAGCAAGGCTGGGGCGTGGGTATCCATCGCTACTCGTTGGCGGCGCATGCGCCGTGGATGGACCCGGAGGTGTCGGAGCTGACCTTGCTGATCAGTCACCAGGACCAGGTGACCGAGCTGCCGGAAGGCGCTACGGTGATCGCCTCCAGCGATTTCTGCCCGAATGCGGCGTACCACATTCGCGACCAGGTGCTGTGCTTCCAGGGCCACCCGGAGTTCGTGCACGACTACTCCCGCGCACTGCTCGATGCGCGCCAGGAATACCTGGGTGACGAGGTGTACCACAAGGCCATAGCCAGCCTGGCCACCGAGCACCAGGGCGATCTGGTAGGGGAGTGGATGTTGCGCTTTATCCAGCAGCCGTCAAAGGCCGGCGACAGCGCCGCATAA
- a CDS encoding magnesium transporter: MGRVVASAVYSAGRKVTNISIDEGSEWARKPGHFVWIGLEEPNAEELANLQSQFNLHELAIEDALEKHSRPKLETFGDALFIVTYSPVRHEGKLEFIETHIFAGNGYIITCRNGHSKSYAMVRQRCEARPLLLEHGEDFVLYALLDFVTENYQPVSEAIHGEIEELEESVLGGSLQEDDIRRLHSLRRDILRLRRYVAPMVEVSEELQRLSFPFIDKNMRPYFRDVQIHVTRQMEDLAGIRDIASQTIEIGMLLESSRQSIVQRKFAAWAAILAFPTAIAGVYGMNFQNMPELSWHYGYFAVLGVIATGCAGLYASFKKSGWL, from the coding sequence ATGGGTCGAGTCGTGGCATCGGCGGTGTACAGCGCCGGCAGAAAGGTCACCAACATCAGCATCGACGAAGGCAGCGAGTGGGCGCGCAAGCCGGGGCATTTCGTGTGGATCGGCCTGGAAGAGCCCAATGCCGAAGAGCTGGCCAACCTGCAGTCCCAGTTCAACCTGCACGAACTGGCCATCGAAGATGCCCTGGAAAAACACAGCCGGCCCAAGCTGGAAACCTTCGGCGACGCGTTGTTCATCGTCACTTACTCGCCCGTGCGCCACGAAGGCAAGCTGGAATTCATCGAAACCCATATCTTCGCGGGCAACGGCTACATCATCACCTGCCGCAACGGCCACTCCAAATCCTACGCCATGGTACGCCAGCGCTGCGAGGCCCGGCCCCTGCTGCTGGAACATGGCGAAGACTTCGTGCTGTACGCCCTGCTCGACTTTGTCACCGAGAACTACCAGCCGGTCAGCGAGGCCATACATGGCGAGATCGAAGAGCTGGAGGAAAGCGTACTGGGCGGCTCGCTGCAGGAAGACGACATCCGCCGCCTGCACAGCCTGCGCCGCGACATTCTGCGCCTGCGCCGCTACGTGGCGCCTATGGTTGAAGTGAGCGAAGAACTGCAGCGCCTGAGCTTCCCGTTCATCGACAAGAACATGCGCCCGTACTTTCGTGATGTGCAGATTCACGTGACACGGCAGATGGAAGACCTGGCCGGCATCCGCGACATTGCCAGCCAGACCATCGAGATCGGCATGCTGCTGGAGTCGTCACGGCAAAGCATCGTGCAGCGCAAATTCGCGGCCTGGGCGGCGATTCTGGCGTTCCCTACGGCGATTGCCGGGGTGTACGGCATGAACTTCCAGAACATGCCAGAGCTGAGCTGGCACTACGGCTACTTCGCGGTACTGGGGGTGATTGCGACGGGGTGTGCCGGGTTGTATGCCAGCTTCAAGAAATCGGGTTGGCTTTGA
- a CDS encoding crotonase/enoyl-CoA hydratase family protein, producing MSELITYHAEDGIATLTLNNGKVNAISPDVITAFNAALDRATEERAVVIITGQPGILSGGYDLKVMTSGPKEAISLVTAGSTLARRLLSHPFPVVVACPGNAVAKGAFLLLSADYRIGVEGPYKVCLNEVQIGMTMHHAGIELARDRLRRSAFHRSVINAEVFDPQGAVDAGFLDKVVPAEQLQEAAMTAARELKKLNMLAHKNTKLKVRKGLLEALDKAIELDQQHMG from the coding sequence ATGAGCGAGCTGATTACCTACCACGCCGAAGACGGCATCGCCACCCTTACCCTGAACAACGGCAAGGTCAATGCCATCTCGCCGGACGTCATCACTGCCTTCAATGCAGCGCTGGACCGCGCTACCGAGGAGCGTGCAGTAGTGATCATCACCGGGCAGCCGGGCATTCTGTCGGGCGGTTACGACCTCAAGGTGATGACCAGCGGCCCCAAAGAGGCCATCAGCCTAGTCACCGCCGGTTCCACCCTCGCCCGCCGGCTGCTGTCGCACCCGTTCCCGGTGGTGGTCGCCTGCCCCGGCAATGCCGTGGCCAAGGGCGCTTTCCTGCTGCTGTCGGCCGACTACCGCATTGGTGTCGAAGGGCCGTACAAGGTATGCCTGAACGAAGTGCAAATCGGCATGACCATGCACCACGCCGGTATTGAACTGGCCCGCGACCGCCTGCGACGCTCGGCCTTCCACCGCTCGGTGATCAACGCCGAAGTGTTTGACCCGCAGGGTGCAGTGGATGCCGGCTTCCTCGACAAGGTCGTGCCGGCCGAGCAGTTGCAGGAAGCGGCAATGACCGCGGCGCGGGAGCTGAAGAAGCTGAACATGCTGGCGCACAAGAACACCAAGCTGAAAGTGCGTAAAGGGCTGCTGGAGGCGCTGGACAAGGCGATCGAGTTGGACCAGCAGCATATGGGCTAG
- a CDS encoding MFS transporter, producing the protein MHTPTLSRALILLMATATGLAVASNYYAQPLLHSIAQQFGLSTASAGSIVIAAQLSYGAGLLLLAPLGDLFEQRRLITVMTVVSTLGLVISACAPSLPWLLLGTALTGLFSVVAQILVPMAATLSEPHQRGRAIGTLMSGLLLGILLARTAAGFMAELGGWRSIYVLAAVLMALTALALYRSLPQHHSHAGLKYPALIGSVFRLFIEEPVLRLRSLLGLLAFSLFALFWTPLAFLLAKGPYHYSDAVIGLFGLAGAAGALSANWAGRLADRGKGSLGTTVGLVVLLLSWVPLGFAEQSLLALLLGVLMLDLAVQLVHVSNQNAVIALRPEARTRLNAGYITCYFIGGALGSLLGTQLFQRQGWMGIVVAGLVIGGLGLLVWGLAERKRKNTLQVA; encoded by the coding sequence ATGCACACCCCCACTCTCAGCCGCGCCCTGATCCTGCTGATGGCTACCGCCACAGGCCTGGCCGTGGCCAGCAACTACTACGCCCAACCGCTGTTGCACAGCATCGCCCAGCAATTTGGCTTGAGCACCGCCAGTGCCGGCAGCATCGTGATTGCCGCGCAGCTCAGCTATGGCGCCGGCCTGTTGCTGCTGGCACCGCTGGGCGACCTGTTCGAGCAGCGCCGGCTGATTACCGTGATGACCGTTGTCTCCACCCTGGGCCTGGTCATCAGCGCCTGTGCACCCAGCCTGCCCTGGCTGCTGCTCGGCACGGCGCTGACCGGGCTGTTCTCGGTGGTGGCACAGATCCTCGTGCCGATGGCAGCGACCCTGAGCGAGCCGCATCAGCGCGGGCGCGCGATCGGCACGCTGATGAGCGGCCTGCTGCTGGGCATCCTGCTGGCGCGTACTGCTGCCGGCTTCATGGCCGAGCTGGGTGGCTGGCGCAGTATCTACGTGCTGGCCGCCGTGCTGATGGCACTTACCGCGCTGGCGCTATACCGCAGCCTGCCGCAGCACCACAGCCACGCCGGGCTGAAATACCCTGCACTGATCGGCTCCGTGTTCCGCCTGTTCATCGAAGAACCCGTGCTGCGCCTGCGCTCGCTGCTCGGTCTGTTGGCATTCAGCCTGTTCGCCCTGTTCTGGACACCCCTGGCGTTTCTGCTGGCGAAAGGCCCCTATCACTATTCGGATGCGGTGATCGGCCTGTTCGGCCTGGCCGGTGCGGCGGGTGCGTTGTCGGCCAACTGGGCCGGACGCCTGGCGGACCGTGGCAAGGGGTCGCTGGGTACCACCGTGGGCCTGGTGGTGTTGCTGCTGTCGTGGGTGCCGCTGGGGTTTGCCGAGCAGTCGCTGCTCGCCTTGCTGCTGGGCGTGCTGATGCTCGACCTGGCGGTACAGCTGGTGCATGTGAGCAACCAGAACGCGGTGATCGCCCTGCGGCCGGAGGCACGTACGCGGCTGAATGCTGGTTATATCACCTGCTATTTCATTGGCGGGGCGCTTGGGTCGTTGCTGGGCACACAGTTGTTCCAGCGCCAGGGCTGGATGGGGATTGTGGTAGCTGGGCTGGTGATTGGCGGGCTGGGATTGCTGGTGTGGGGCCTGGCCGAGCGTAAGCGCAAGAACACCTTGCAGGTGGCCTGA
- a CDS encoding LysR family transcriptional regulator, with amino-acid sequence MNLKQLEYALAVADTGSFTRAAERCHVVQSALSHQVARLEAQLGVSLFERSSRRVRLTPAGEAFVLSARPAVEAARRIADDVAAACGQVRGRLAIGEISSLTALDLVDLLAVFHGRYPDVDVRWLTAKSELLIADVLERRLDVGFIGLWQGEVVQGVQHRLLAREELVAVLPLAHRLAGMAQLALADLAGEVLVDFPEGTGARRQTDEAFQAVGLQRRVQFEIGHVRLVEKFVQRGMAVGLVPERVAQGIEGVAVARLVDAPVRHLYAVWSSSPTPAARAFLDVMEQCLGAKKG; translated from the coding sequence ATGAACCTCAAGCAGCTCGAATATGCCCTTGCCGTGGCCGACACCGGCAGTTTTACCCGTGCGGCGGAGCGCTGCCATGTGGTGCAGTCGGCCCTTAGCCATCAGGTGGCGCGGCTGGAGGCGCAGCTGGGGGTGAGCCTGTTCGAGCGTAGTTCGCGACGGGTGCGCCTGACACCTGCGGGGGAGGCTTTTGTGCTCAGTGCACGGCCAGCGGTGGAGGCGGCCCGGCGCATTGCCGATGACGTGGCGGCGGCCTGCGGCCAGGTGCGCGGGCGGCTGGCGATTGGTGAAATCAGTTCGCTCACCGCGCTGGACCTGGTCGACCTGTTGGCGGTATTCCATGGTCGTTATCCGGATGTGGATGTGCGCTGGCTCACGGCCAAGAGCGAATTGCTGATCGCTGACGTACTCGAGCGGCGCCTGGACGTGGGCTTTATCGGGCTGTGGCAGGGCGAGGTGGTGCAGGGGGTGCAGCATCGGTTGCTGGCCAGGGAAGAACTGGTGGCTGTGTTGCCATTGGCGCACCGCCTGGCGGGCATGGCACAGCTGGCGCTGGCTGACCTGGCAGGCGAAGTGTTGGTGGATTTCCCCGAAGGCACTGGGGCGCGACGACAGACCGACGAGGCGTTTCAGGCGGTGGGGTTGCAGCGTCGGGTGCAGTTCGAGATAGGGCATGTTCGTCTGGTGGAGAAATTCGTGCAGCGGGGCATGGCCGTTGGCCTGGTGCCTGAGCGGGTAGCTCAGGGCATTGAAGGGGTGGCAGTGGCGCGGTTGGTGGATGCGCCGGTGCGGCACTTGTATGCGGTGTGGTCGTCCAGCCCCACACCGGCTGCCCGGGCTTTTCTGGACGTGATGGAACAGTGCCTGGGGGCAAAGAAAGGCTAA
- a CDS encoding 1-acylglycerol-3-phosphate O-acyltransferase has translation MLYSLRMFLLGLHFLAVGVVGLIIGLCRPFNPDNSRVFARLYSLPATWLMRIKVKAEVGPLWDHPPGCVIVANHQSNFDLFVLGQVVPQRTVAIGKKSLGWIPLFGQLFWLGGNVLVDRKNAYQARKAIQKTTRVLQDDTSIWIFPEGTRNAGEHLLAFKKGAFHMAIEAGVPIVPVCVSRYARRLSLNSWRQRTVIVRSLPPIATTGMTPQDLPALIEQCRGQMQQCIDRMEKELA, from the coding sequence ATGCTTTATTCATTGCGTATGTTCCTGCTGGGGCTGCATTTTCTTGCCGTTGGCGTCGTGGGCCTGATCATTGGTCTGTGCCGCCCCTTCAACCCTGACAACAGCCGCGTTTTCGCCCGGCTCTACAGCTTGCCGGCCACCTGGCTGATGCGCATCAAGGTCAAGGCCGAAGTCGGCCCATTGTGGGACCACCCGCCCGGCTGTGTGATCGTGGCCAACCACCAGTCCAACTTCGACCTGTTCGTGCTGGGCCAAGTGGTGCCACAACGCACCGTCGCCATCGGCAAGAAGAGCCTGGGCTGGATCCCGCTGTTCGGCCAATTGTTCTGGCTGGGGGGCAACGTGCTGGTCGACCGCAAGAATGCCTACCAGGCGCGCAAGGCCATACAGAAGACCACCCGGGTTCTGCAGGACGACACCTCGATCTGGATTTTCCCCGAAGGCACCCGCAATGCCGGCGAGCATTTGCTGGCGTTCAAGAAAGGCGCATTTCATATGGCGATCGAAGCCGGTGTGCCGATCGTGCCGGTCTGCGTCAGCCGCTATGCCAGGCGCCTCAGCCTGAACAGCTGGCGCCAGCGCACGGTGATAGTGCGCTCGCTGCCGCCCATTGCCACGACGGGCATGACGCCGCAGGATCTGCCAGCGCTGATCGAGCAGTGCCGGGGGCAAATGCAGCAGTGCATTGACCGCATGGAAAAAGAACTGGCCTGA
- a CDS encoding TonB-dependent siderophore receptor codes for MPPHHPRLPLSLLSLGLALQCPPVLAEDSVVLAPLQVSDTFASDGYQARQAAVGGFQPAPLLDTPASVSVFSQQLLEDRQVRTLSEVLQSDASVGESYAPIGYYENFNVRGFELNAASSYRINGQTIAGEQNVALENKQQVELLKGLSGLQSGMSEPGGLINYVTKRAEDIRSVTVSTNEQGERYLATDLGGWFGSEKQFGLRANLAHEDIRAYVDHADGKRDFASLAFDWQINPDATLQLDAEYQHREQASVPGYQLLGGTEVPHGIDPKDRLAYQHWAKPVQNDSLNLGGRFEYRFNDTWTGTLSASRSKVVIDDYSAFAWGSSEGAFFGSNGDYDIYDFRSPDDTRRTDEAQAMLNGHFDALGVGHELTVGTSAQRRTLDQRPYYNEWLGTGNINTGAPAFAPSDKPLGASERRLDSRQYGLFISDRISFNEQWQAVLGAREVRLDEKTWDENGVAGRHTRQYELLPNAALIYKPQPNTTVYASYAKGLSAGGTAPWFASNAAEILAPTTSRQLELGLKQDWQGLSLSAALFQIRQAYQYARPDGTGNFTYVQQGQQKNTGLELGASGWVTPKLQVQASAAAIRARVQNSGTDDYEGHQAINVPRFRAALHAEYSLPVTGLALLGGARYSASKYASQAGNVEVGGYTVFDLGSRYRTRVGGYDTVLRLTVDNVFDKRYWRDVGDYLGDNYLFQGAPRTARLSASISF; via the coding sequence ATGCCCCCGCATCACCCCCGCCTGCCCCTGAGCCTGCTCAGCCTGGGCCTGGCCCTGCAGTGCCCGCCTGTGCTTGCCGAAGACAGCGTGGTGCTTGCCCCCTTGCAGGTCTCCGACACCTTCGCCAGTGATGGCTACCAGGCACGCCAGGCGGCTGTGGGCGGTTTCCAGCCCGCGCCGCTGCTCGACACCCCCGCCTCTGTCAGCGTGTTCAGCCAGCAGCTACTGGAAGACCGCCAGGTCCGCACGCTTAGCGAAGTGTTGCAAAGCGATGCCTCGGTCGGCGAAAGCTATGCGCCCATCGGCTACTACGAAAACTTCAATGTGCGCGGCTTCGAGCTGAACGCCGCCAGTAGCTATCGCATCAATGGCCAGACCATTGCCGGAGAGCAGAACGTAGCCCTGGAGAACAAGCAGCAGGTGGAATTGCTCAAGGGCCTGTCCGGGCTGCAGAGCGGTATGTCGGAGCCGGGCGGCTTGATCAACTATGTGACCAAGCGCGCCGAAGACATACGCAGCGTCACGGTATCGACCAACGAACAGGGCGAACGCTATCTGGCCACCGACCTTGGCGGCTGGTTCGGCAGCGAAAAGCAGTTCGGCCTGCGCGCCAACCTGGCCCATGAAGACATCCGCGCCTACGTCGACCACGCTGACGGCAAGCGCGACTTCGCCTCGCTGGCGTTCGACTGGCAGATCAACCCGGATGCCACCCTGCAGCTGGATGCCGAATACCAGCACCGCGAACAGGCGTCGGTGCCGGGTTACCAACTGCTCGGAGGCACTGAAGTGCCCCACGGCATCGACCCGAAAGACCGCCTGGCCTACCAGCATTGGGCAAAGCCCGTGCAGAACGACTCGCTGAACCTGGGCGGGCGCTTCGAATACCGCTTCAACGATACCTGGACCGGCACCTTGAGCGCCTCCCGCAGCAAAGTGGTGATCGACGACTACAGCGCGTTTGCCTGGGGTTCGAGCGAGGGGGCGTTTTTCGGCAGCAATGGTGACTACGACATCTATGACTTTCGCAGCCCCGACGATACCCGTCGTACCGACGAGGCACAGGCCATGCTCAACGGGCACTTCGATGCCCTGGGCGTGGGGCATGAGCTGACCGTGGGTACCAGTGCGCAACGGCGTACGCTGGATCAGCGCCCGTACTACAACGAGTGGCTTGGTACCGGCAACATCAACACCGGCGCCCCTGCATTCGCCCCGTCCGACAAACCCCTAGGCGCCAGCGAACGTCGACTGGACAGCCGCCAGTACGGCTTGTTCATCAGCGACCGCATCAGCTTCAACGAGCAATGGCAGGCCGTGCTGGGCGCCCGTGAAGTACGCCTGGATGAAAAGACCTGGGACGAGAACGGCGTAGCCGGGCGCCATACCCGCCAATACGAGCTGCTGCCCAACGCTGCGCTTATCTACAAGCCGCAGCCGAACACCACGGTATACGCCAGCTACGCCAAGGGCCTGTCCGCCGGAGGTACGGCCCCCTGGTTCGCCAGCAATGCGGCTGAAATCCTTGCGCCCACCACCTCCCGCCAGCTGGAACTGGGCCTCAAGCAGGACTGGCAAGGCCTGAGCCTGAGTGCCGCATTGTTCCAGATCCGCCAGGCTTACCAGTACGCACGCCCGGACGGCACCGGTAACTTCACCTACGTGCAGCAAGGCCAGCAGAAAAATACCGGCCTGGAACTGGGCGCCAGCGGTTGGGTGACCCCGAAGCTGCAGGTACAGGCCAGTGCGGCAGCCATCCGGGCGCGGGTGCAGAACAGCGGTACCGATGACTACGAAGGCCACCAGGCAATCAACGTTCCCCGGTTCCGCGCGGCGTTGCATGCCGAATACAGCCTGCCAGTAACGGGCCTGGCGCTACTGGGTGGGGCGCGCTACAGCGCCAGCAAGTATGCGAGCCAGGCGGGCAATGTGGAGGTTGGCGGGTATACCGTGTTCGATCTGGGTAGCCGTTACCGTACGCGAGTCGGCGGGTATGACACGGTGCTGCGGCTGACGGTGGATAATGTGTTCGACAAGCGTTACTGGCGCGATGTGGGCGATTACCTGGGGGACAACTACCTGTTCCAGGGGGCACCGCGTACCGCTCGGCTTTCGGCTTCGATCAGCTTCTAG